GAAGGAAACAAGATTAAACATCGTCTTTGGCTTGTCAAACTCAATGCAAAACTTTGACAAGTAAAACATCGGAAGAATCAATGTAATGAGACAGTGAGAAGAGGTTTGAGTAAGAGTTTAAGGTCTGGAGGAAATCACGATTGTTATGTCAGGGAAAAGAGGCTCTCATAGCCAAGTGTTTCCCACTGAATAACTTTGTTGACATTAATTTAGATCATCTGTAAAGGGCTGTGACATGCAAAGAAACGACTAACATGGCAAAACCTTACTTTTTGTTATGAAGAGTGTCTCAATTTGAGTTAATGTTCTGCTAAGAATGAATTGCTCATAATTAAGTAGAATGTTTGCTCAAGTTTATTGAATGACATTAGATTAATAGGAAGCATTAAAGAATTTGATACCAAAGGttggtgaatttttaaaagttcatgaaGGTCACTGTGTAAAAAGAGTACATCTGTGCATCACCCTCCAAATCCTTTTCTCATATATTCTAGAATTTTAATTCTGAAGATTTTTCAATGTTACTGCTTCTAATCTGAAACAATAAATCTTAAAAAGGGACTCTTTAAAAGTAGAAGAAGGACTCCACTCTTTTTGAAAGTGTTTCATCTAAGTGGCGCTTTCTGCATCTTGTCAGGCTGGAGCTCCAACTGTTTCCCAGGCAGCTTTTCCAGTCTCCTTTACTTAGTGTGTACAAAGATTGAGACACACTCCATAATTTTCTTCTTAACACAAGTTACATACTCAGATTTGAGATTTAAGTTCTCTTTCCCACATCTTCTAAGATAGTTTAGCACTAAACAACAGGTATATTAGCAAGAGAATTCTATGTGGTTTGTGGCTAAGTTGCTATCCTCAAAAACCCTCTTTCTCATTGAACTGAACACTCCAAGTAGGTAGGGTTCTATATGAAGGAGCTTGAGTTTGCCCCATCAACTTCTGCAAGGTTATTTTTatatagggtctcaagcttgttTGTATAGGGAAGGTATCTTCCTTAGAAAAGAGTCAATCAAGAACAAAACTAAAATCCAGAGCAGGGATAAGGGGTAGTGGCGCCGGTATTCATAGAAAGAATATTGGCATCAGGAAGTCTTTCTCTTATACACTGGAGCTGGTGGAGTTGAAAGTATGTATCTtctgtgaaataaaaacaaaaccaaaagtcagGCTTAGAGGAGCACCCACAAGAGACTACGGCTTTCCACTGGAGACATCAAATAAGGAATATTATGCATACTGGCTTCCAGTTTATTTAACTGAACTGTTGGAATGAGTCAGCCCTACTCTATCTCATGAGGTAATAGAAAAATGCAGACATTTGTCttagaagcttcttaaaaattttaatgcttCCCACTTTGACTCTCTAGGAAAGGGAATCCTTCAACATTGGAAAACTCTTAGTATGCCTGACTTACCTCTGTAAAAGTTGTATTACTTTTTGTACCCATTTTGTTTGAGGATTCAAGCATATAGGGAACTTCTTCTTTGTCCAGATTCTgggaaaaataagcagaaataaaaagaaagtgttacattTTAGTTAATCCTGTACTATTTTTTATGATGAAAAGAGTTGGGGattgggggtatgactcaagtggtagaagcctGCTATGCAAACTCAAAGCTTCAAATTCCAGCCCCACCCCCTAGGAAAGAGTTGGgtgtgaaaaataattatttctagaTGAAGTGAAATTGGAGTGCGGCAGTTTTAAGGCTGGAATAGGTGGTTTGTGGCATGAAGAATAAGATGGATGGATATGTGAGAGCTGTTGTAGCCCAATCCAGCATTGACAGAATCTCTCATGTCAGAGGTTAGTGTTTTGTTGGTAACCTTTACTTGAGTTGGAGAAGCTGACTCCAAAGTTAAGTTACTTCTAAATTTATATCACAGCATCTTTAAGATGATTTAGTCACTGAAGCTTAGATGAACAAGATAGACTATAGACAACACTCTCTTGAGGACCtttaacctgaaaaaaaaaagccaatgagATTTTACATGGAAGAGGTTGCAAAGCTGATTGATCTGAGTGATATTTTGGTGAGCCATTAGTTAGCAAGGTTTTCTCTGCTCTAAGaaataaagcaaacacaaaagcAGCAATGATGGTTAATGGCTAATGTTGATCACATATTGTATTCTTAACAGGCCACACACCATACTCAGTGGGTAACATGGATTATGTCAATTCATCTCACAAAAATCCTATGTGAGAGGAACTATTACTTCCTCATCTTCTGATGAACTTGAGGCTGAGAGGGTTCAAATACCTTGTTCAAGACTGAACAAGTACATGACAGGGCAAGATTAAAAGAAGCTCACTGGACTCCAGAACTCACACATGTAGCCACTGCATTCCAGCAGCATGATCAAATGGGTACCATGTGCCAGATGTGATGTTAGGGACTTTAACTGCACTGGAAAAATCAAGATCTCTCAGAAGACAGAAAACTGGGAGACTCTACATTCTACAGCTGTGACCaaataaaacacaatttcttAATGTGCCAGTTCTCTTAGGTATAAGTGGACAAACAACAGATTCCAGCCCTCTGATTTTGAAACTGTATCTTTGTAGATAAATCTTAGAGAAGTCAGAAGTCACAGAACAGGTAGGTTCTGGCAGCCTCTTCCAGTTTGGTTTTTGAATTCATGATGGAAAAACAAATTTctagcaatctttttttttttttttacagtgctggggtttgaactcagggcctcacacttgctaggcaggtactctatctaccacttgagtcactctgccagcccttttttgtgttgggcaattttcaagataggctcttgtgaactatttgcctgggctggcttcaaactgcaagcctcctgatctctgcctcctgagtagctaggattacaggtgtgagtcactggccccCAGTACAATCTGGTATTTTCATCCTTGACTGGTATGAATTTCTCATAATAATTTGTAGCTATTCTGTATCTAGTTAAAACTCAGAAATGCAGaatttgacaaaaataaatgcaGTCAAACTTTTGTTATTTCAAAATGATGGATGTTAAATATCTTGATTTTTCAAAATGATTGATATTAAAGCAGAGAAAAATTGGGTGCATTATTTCCCTTGGTTGAAAGGTGAGAGACTTGACTCATGTCAGAGGAAATACAGTCAAAAGAAAGAAGGCCTACTTTTCTAGATAGCTGGAGAAGCAGCTCCCAAATACACCATGTGTGGACTTCACATCTCTGACTTTGAGGGCAACCATTGTGGTTGTGTTAGAACTTTCATTGGTGCAGACATTACTGAAAGTATAATGCTTATGTCAATGAgaaatttccatatgtgcttttgAGATCCTATATTTCTGTTTTACAAGTTGGATACAACTGCTCCAAAGCACAAAGCACTGGTATCAAGatggaatgaagaaaaagtaGCCGCTTTTAAACACTGTAAAACCTAAAGATGTAGagctagggtgtggctcagtatGCTTGCCTAGTACGTCGgagtccctgggttccatccccagcactaaaagaaaagagaaaagatcatGGGAAGAACGACGAATGAAAGAGTCTGGGATGCCCTTAAAAAAAGATGCTATGCCTACTGCATGCTTCAAGGTGTTGTAAAGAAGAGGCTTTGGAACAGGGAAGGTATGGTGGGAGCACTGGCTCCATTCCTGTCTCATGGTGTGCCTCAGGCCATGAGTTAACTGCTCTAGGCCTCATTCTCTGTCTGCATCTATAGAGGAGTAATGGTTACTTAATGGGGTAGTTGAAGGAGTGAAATGAGTGAGTGCTTGCAAAGTAATTAGTTCAGAGCTACTGAAAAGTACTTGAATATCACAAATTCTTGTTATTAGTTTCAAGATTTTTAGCAACATTCAAATAAATCTCTTTGAGATTCTTGATTCCATACTATATACTAACATTTGATCTGATTTTCATTGgaagaagtatatatatatatatatatatatatatatatatatatatatatatatatacatatgcatatatatattgcatatatacatatatatatatatacatatatatatttttttcaacttaCATGATTTCCTTGTTTGGACAACCATTCCCAGGGCGTATAACTTGAATCCACTCAATGAGGGATAGAGGGATAAAGTCTGAGGTCTCTTGGATACATCTACACTTCAAGTTTGTGTTGTAGGCCTCCAGAACACCTGTAAACACAGAATCAGCTATTTTAATCCCTTTGGCACATAATTTATAGCTAGAACTTAATTACCAATCTTTCCTACTGTGCATTTGAAGATTTAAAATTGTCAAGCCAATGCTTCTATCCACAGATGCCTTTATGTTATGTATTTATGTTTGTCTTGGCTTGAGTATTTAAGCATTTTCTACCAaagcctgaaaaataaaattagctttttaaaaacacaacacTTACTGAAATTTGTGGTAGCATTCAATTGGTACTCAGGTGATTGTTCATACAATCAAATCTGAGAACTGCCACTTTAGGGACAAGCAACTCAGTTAGAGTTGATGTGATATAAAATCAACTCCCAACACATAAAAATAGAGGACACGAATGATGTGATTATGGAGTTGCAGAAGCAGAAACAGGCTGTAAGAGAGTTCTCTTATATTCTCCCCACCTTTCCTGtctctttgaaaaaaatgcacaaaaaacatttttgtatttgtttaataTGTTTATTCTCCATCTCAGATGCAAACCATTACCAAACAAAAGCCAGTAAAAAATTTCAAGACTATTTTCACTCAACCATAAAAGTTACTAGTACTAGATATTCTTATAAGTAACTTATCTTATGAATTTTAATGAagacttacttttattttttaaaagctttatcaAATTCTATTTATCAACAGTATCTACCAACATACTTGgcatgtatttataaataaaggGCCCAACACTCAAGGTGTTCACAGTTTAGTGGGTGAACAAATGAGCAAAACCAAAATGCCTGAGAAGATGGCATTCCTGAGCTCGCTACTGCATCCTGGGAACAGAGGACTTCCCAACAGCTAACTTCGCCAGGAGTAAATGGGAAAGCTTCATTGAAAAGGAGATAAATGAGGGTTTTGAAGAGTGAAAATGACATTCGAAACAAAACTAAAGTGGGTGGGGGGGAAATCactcttcattttaaaagaataaaactttgCCCCATAAACCACTGTTTACTTCTGCACATGCATCCATTCCTTCAGCTGCCAAGAAACTTACCGCTTCAAGCAGGTATTTATTTACACAAAGACAGCTGCCCCACTTAGCCTTGCAAGCCTGCTTCTTTTCAGAATGTGTGTACCTCATCCCTGGTCTACTTACAACATCAGGTCTAACCATATGAAATTGTACTGGGAATGTTTGATGCAGGATTCCAGTTGACATTGATAACAACTAGACCTTAGAGAAGGTTTGGTGAGAGGGGATAGCATTGAGAGGCAGAACAAACAAGAAATGCATGTAAAGAATTATTTTAGCAGGAGCTGAACTGAAAAAGGCCAGAAATATATAAACCAAACATAAATCACATGAACATTGGGTTTCTAGTCTCTCctataaataaaaatcttaaaagtttCCAGTTTCTAAGAGTTACTTTTAGAAATCTAGAAGCAACTGAGCAATTTTCCCTCTTTAGTCAGACTTTctcacaatttttaattttaaaaaatagctgcAGATCATTTCTGTTCAAAGGGCAGTGGAAGCATAAATGAAAGTTCTCACCGTGGACTGGAGGAAGGCTGCAGACCAGCAGTATGAACAGGGAAGCTGGCACGCTGAGCCTCATTCTGCCTGGAGGTGGAGTTCAGACTTCAGCTCTGAGTCCAAGCTGTGGGTTCACAGCACTAGagacttctatttatttatacaaaTGAGGGCCCTCCCACTGCCTTTGTCTCCAGTAGGTCAGCTGTATCATCAGTTTTAAAAGCCCCCAAATATTGCTGAGCTAgctcataagaaaaaaattgtcttcAAACTTTATGAATTTGCTTCAGAACACTTTTCGTATAATAAAGTATTTCTTGAAAATGTAGCCTAAAAATGTCAGGGATGCTACAACAGAGATTTGAgggtggggaaagaagaaaatgatagttTAGAGGCTCCTAGATGCTACCTTTAGGATCACTGTGGGTGATTGTGACCTTGGTTGCTTCTCTCAGTGAAGGGTTGGTTAAGTCTTTCAATAACATTTACATATGAGCTCCATCACGTTAGGAACACTGAGCCCGTGGGAAGTGCTCTGTAAATATTTGCACATCTAATGGATGTCTCCTTATTTAGAGCAACTTTTGCTGATGGTGCTACAGGTTTTCCTACCTAACTTTCCCACCTCTTTATTTTACTATTTGAGCTATATGATTATTTATATAATCTGAGCATTGTGAAAATTTTGAAAGGGGGCAGTATGTATCTCCCTTCTTGGTGTGCCTGTGTCAGGATGAAAGAAGAGAGACAACA
This window of the Castor canadensis chromosome 9, mCasCan1.hap1v2, whole genome shotgun sequence genome carries:
- the Cxcl13 gene encoding C-X-C motif chemokine 13 — encoded protein: MRLSVPASLFILLVCSLPPVHGVLEAYNTNLKCRCIQETSDFIPLSLIEWIQVIRPGNGCPNKEIIIWTKKKFPICLNPQTKWVQKVIQLLQRRYILSTPPAPVYKRKTS